From the genome of Danio aesculapii chromosome 16, fDanAes4.1, whole genome shotgun sequence, one region includes:
- the ube2s gene encoding ubiquitin-conjugating enzyme E2 S, which yields MNSNVENLPPQVLRLVYKEVSALAADPPEGIKIYPSEEDITELHTSIEGPEGTPYAGGVFRMRLVLGKDFPAVPPRGYFLTKIFHPNVGHKGEICVNVLKRDWKAELGLRHVLLTIKCLLIHPNPESALNEEAGKLLLEDYKEYASRAHLLTEIHAMGGTSGAPQEPADGPQPKKHAGDPNKRVAGAGLPTMGTGTNNSNNSNTNIVAKKKTDKKRALRRL from the exons ATg AATTCAAACGTGGAGAACTTGCCTCCTCAAGTGTTGAGACTTGTCTATAAAGAGGTTTCAGCTTTAGCAGCAGATCCTCCAGAGGGGATCAAAATCTACCCCAGTGAAGAGGACATCACAGAGCTGCACACTTCCATTGAGGGCCCAG AAGGAACTCCATATGCAGGTGGGGTGTTCAGGATGCGTTTGGTGCTTGGGAAGGACTTTCCTGCTGTTCCTCCCAGAGGCTATTTCCTCACAAAGATTTTCCATCCTAATGTTGGGCACAAGGGTGAGATCTGTGTCAATGTACTGAAGAGAGACTGGAAGGCAGAGCTGGGCTTGAGACATGTTTTGTTG ACCATCAAGTGCCTTCTGATCCACCCAAACCCAGAGTCGGCTCTGAACGAGGAGGCTGGGAAGTTACTTTTGGAGGACTATAAGGAGTATGCATCCCGTGCTCATCTTCTAACAGAGATTCATGCTATGGGAGGCACTTCAGGGGCCCCTCAGGAACCTGCAGACGGACCCCAACCCAAGAAACATGCAGGAGACCCAAACAAACGTGTAGCCGGGGCAGGTTTGCCAACAATGGGTACTGGCACCAACAACTCCAATAATAGCAATACTAATATAGTCGCGAAGAAAAAAACGGATAAGAAACGAGCTCTGAGGCGGTTATAA